The proteins below are encoded in one region of Aquisphaera giovannonii:
- a CDS encoding DinB family protein, with translation MPPPPASRPGPDDYAAAPGAYVSLVPEGDILASMEGGLASTLATYRGLADAAALAVHAPYTWSLKQVLGHVIDCERVFGFRALAIARRDPSGLPGFDENAYMRSVDFDAIPLAGLVDEYEHLRRSHLAFFRHLPSEAWTRAGVANDERITVLALAYVIVGHERHHMRIVSSRLARA, from the coding sequence GTGCCCCCGCCGCCCGCCTCCCGCCCCGGACCGGACGATTACGCCGCCGCCCCGGGGGCGTACGTGAGCCTCGTCCCCGAAGGGGACATCCTGGCCTCCATGGAGGGCGGGCTCGCGTCGACGCTGGCCACCTACCGCGGCCTCGCGGACGCCGCCGCCCTGGCCGTGCACGCCCCCTACACCTGGAGCCTCAAGCAGGTGCTCGGGCACGTCATCGACTGCGAGCGCGTCTTCGGCTTCCGGGCCCTGGCGATCGCCCGGCGCGACCCGTCGGGGCTCCCCGGCTTCGACGAGAATGCCTACATGCGGAGCGTCGATTTCGACGCAATCCCCCTCGCCGGCCTGGTCGACGAGTACGAGCACCTGAGGCGGTCGCACCTCGCCTTCTTCCGGCACCTCCCCTCGGAGGCCTGGACGCGGGCGGGGGTCGCCAACGACGAGCGGATCACCGTCCTCGCCCTCGCCTACGTCATCGTCGGCCACGAACGGCACCACATGCGCATCGTCTCCTCGCGGCTGGCCCGCGCGTGA
- a CDS encoding lipoate--protein ligase family protein — protein MSLTCYLLPYMEADGAANMALDEALLERVAAEPGAGYLRTYGWSPATLSLGYFQDLDEVAADPRWRDAPLVRRATGGGAIWHDRELTYSLALPADHRGSQPGPWLYRAVHASIGAELRARGLDARARSEAGPHAPPAGAASGRPDRPFLCFTDRDPEDIVAASSKVVGSAARRRAGAVLQHGSILLRRSERAPELPGICDLIEADPRPEAWAGPIARCVAAALDLTLVDPGGPLVGSLHERACALEQAVYRDPAWTGRRSPTARRRAAARDG, from the coding sequence GTGAGCCTGACTTGCTACCTCCTGCCCTACATGGAGGCCGACGGGGCGGCGAACATGGCCCTGGACGAGGCACTCCTGGAGCGCGTCGCGGCGGAGCCCGGTGCCGGCTATCTCCGCACTTACGGCTGGTCCCCCGCGACGCTCAGCCTGGGCTACTTCCAGGATCTCGACGAGGTGGCCGCCGATCCCCGCTGGCGCGACGCCCCGCTCGTCCGCCGCGCGACCGGCGGCGGGGCGATCTGGCACGATCGCGAGCTGACGTATTCGCTCGCACTGCCGGCCGATCACCGCGGATCGCAGCCGGGGCCGTGGCTCTATCGGGCCGTCCACGCGTCGATCGGGGCGGAGCTGCGGGCCCGCGGCCTGGACGCCCGCGCCCGGTCCGAGGCCGGCCCTCACGCCCCGCCTGCGGGGGCCGCGTCCGGGCGGCCCGATCGCCCCTTTTTATGCTTTACCGACCGCGACCCGGAGGATATCGTGGCCGCATCGTCCAAGGTCGTCGGCAGCGCCGCGAGACGTCGTGCGGGGGCGGTGCTCCAGCATGGGTCGATCCTCCTGCGCCGTTCCGAGCGGGCCCCCGAGCTCCCGGGGATCTGCGACCTGATCGAGGCCGATCCCCGGCCCGAGGCGTGGGCGGGGCCGATCGCCCGGTGCGTCGCGGCCGCGCTCGACCTGACGCTGGTCGACCCGGGCGGCCCGCTCGTCGGGAGTCTCCATGAGCGGGCGTGTGCGCTGGAGCAGGCCGTCTACCGGGACCCCGCCTGGACGGGCAGGCGGTCCCCGACCGCCCGCCGGAGGGCAGCGGCTCGCGACGGCTGA
- a CDS encoding FHA domain-containing protein, with product MKVQLVVVRGKPEGKVIPLTAPKFKIGRGETCNLRPISEQISREHAEFELQGETLTVRDLGSRNGTLVNGKALTSGPCTLHDRDLVQVGPLTFAVAIQQTKPAAKPSAAPAASKPASAPSPDDISTDDIDSWLLGERGVEPDQATAVYGGDTITIAAFKDAQAPAPPAKPAAPQPNKPPSVADDSEYERQTEEEEEEQEEEEEIAASGGDDESEEAEEEAEESGPEEEFMDPSNPFYAAKKAQKEKEGAKPSAGQAGAANQQFKDSSDAANEILRKLMERRRASKS from the coding sequence ATGAAAGTGCAGTTAGTCGTGGTCCGGGGCAAGCCGGAGGGGAAGGTGATCCCCCTGACGGCCCCCAAGTTCAAGATCGGCCGCGGTGAGACGTGCAATCTGAGGCCCATCAGCGAGCAGATCAGCCGCGAACACGCGGAGTTCGAGCTCCAGGGTGAGACCCTTACGGTCCGCGACCTCGGCAGCCGCAACGGCACCCTGGTCAACGGCAAGGCCCTCACCTCCGGGCCCTGCACGCTCCACGACCGGGACCTCGTCCAGGTCGGCCCGCTCACCTTCGCCGTGGCGATCCAGCAGACCAAGCCCGCCGCCAAGCCTTCCGCGGCCCCGGCGGCCAGCAAGCCGGCCAGCGCCCCGTCCCCCGACGACATCTCCACCGACGACATCGACTCCTGGCTCCTCGGCGAGCGGGGCGTCGAGCCGGACCAGGCCACGGCCGTCTACGGCGGCGACACGATCACCATCGCCGCCTTCAAGGACGCCCAGGCCCCCGCGCCGCCGGCCAAGCCCGCCGCCCCCCAGCCGAACAAGCCCCCCTCGGTGGCCGACGATTCCGAGTACGAGCGGCAGACCGAGGAGGAGGAGGAGGAACAGGAAGAGGAAGAAGAGATCGCCGCCTCCGGCGGGGACGATGAAAGCGAGGAGGCCGAAGAGGAGGCCGAGGAGTCCGGCCCGGAGGAGGAGTTCATGGACCCCTCCAATCCCTTCTACGCCGCCAAGAAGGCCCAGAAGGAGAAGGAGGGGGCCAAGCCCAGCGCCGGCCAGGCCGGCGCCGCCAACCAGCAGTTCAAGGACAGCAGCGATGCGGCCAACGAGATCCTTCGCAAGCTGATGGAACGGCGGCGCGCCTCCAAGTCCTGA
- a CDS encoding AAA family ATPase has protein sequence MANDDPSLADRMMDGSATAAQEGLERLIGRLEHLVVGQRGLLERLIVALLAGGHVLIEGVPGLAKTRAVRTLARALDLPFRRIQFTPDLLPADLTGTQIYRPATGTFDVRPGPIVTSVLLADEINRAPAKVQSALLEAMQEGQITVGDETIVLPETFWVLATQNPIEHEGTYPLPEAQLDRFLMKLVVSYPDRAAELAMLELPDVAEASHVESWSGDEPALFSPAQVLAFRKRTESVRVAPAIKEYVVDLVRATRDPAAYGLGLAPLLELGASPRATIALIRAARAHAFLSCRDYVTPHDVKTLARDIMRHRILVSYEADAEGLSSDDILGRILDHIPVP, from the coding sequence ATGGCCAACGACGACCCCTCGCTCGCCGACCGGATGATGGACGGATCCGCCACGGCTGCCCAGGAAGGCCTGGAGCGGCTCATCGGGCGCCTCGAGCACCTGGTCGTCGGCCAGCGCGGCCTCCTCGAGCGCCTGATCGTCGCCCTGCTGGCGGGCGGGCACGTCCTGATCGAGGGCGTCCCCGGCCTGGCCAAGACCCGCGCCGTCCGGACCCTCGCCAGGGCCCTGGACCTCCCCTTCCGTCGCATCCAGTTCACGCCGGACCTGCTGCCGGCCGACCTCACGGGCACCCAGATCTACCGCCCCGCCACCGGCACCTTCGACGTCCGCCCCGGCCCGATCGTCACCAGCGTCCTCCTCGCCGACGAGATCAACCGCGCGCCGGCCAAGGTGCAGAGCGCCCTGCTGGAGGCCATGCAGGAAGGGCAGATCACGGTCGGCGACGAGACCATCGTCCTGCCGGAGACCTTCTGGGTCCTCGCGACCCAGAACCCGATCGAGCACGAGGGGACGTATCCGCTCCCCGAGGCCCAGCTCGATCGCTTCCTCATGAAGCTCGTCGTCAGCTACCCCGACCGGGCCGCCGAGCTCGCCATGCTCGAGCTGCCGGACGTCGCCGAGGCGAGCCACGTCGAGTCCTGGAGCGGCGACGAGCCGGCGCTCTTCAGCCCGGCCCAGGTCCTGGCCTTCCGGAAGCGCACCGAGTCCGTCCGCGTCGCCCCCGCCATCAAGGAGTATGTCGTCGACCTCGTCCGGGCGACCCGCGACCCGGCCGCCTACGGGCTGGGCCTGGCCCCGCTGCTCGAGCTGGGCGCGAGCCCGAGGGCCACCATCGCCCTGATCCGCGCCGCGAGGGCGCACGCCTTCCTGTCATGCCGCGACTACGTGACCCCTCACGACGTCAAGACGCTCGCCCGGGACATCATGCGGCACCGGATCCTGGTCAGCTACGAGGCCGACGCCGAGGGCCTCTCCTCCGACGACATCCTGGGGCGGATCCTGGACCACATCCCGGTGCCCTGA
- the lgt gene encoding prolipoprotein diacylglyceryl transferase, translating to MRQVLFTIPFLGWPVFGYGAMLVLAFVSSTWLAAWRARKEKLNPDVILDMAFWVFFIGLVAARLFYCVQYWGTEIQSLAEVVKYWKGGIVYYGGIIGGVLAFFGYWKLHPFPMRPYLDALSPSIMVGTLFGRLGCFLNGCCFGDVCNLPWAVSFPKPSPPWSYERALKLIPEDAAWSLPLHPTQLYSAFDGLVIFALLTAYYPVRRRDGEVLGLLMLAYPVTRFLIEYLRSDEGDFFAGFTISQNISILLFLGGLAYWAWLRRYPPGRYADEAAGEGLEKPAVATAAAR from the coding sequence ATGCGACAGGTCCTGTTCACGATCCCGTTCCTGGGCTGGCCCGTCTTCGGATACGGCGCGATGCTCGTGCTCGCCTTCGTGAGCTCCACCTGGCTGGCCGCCTGGCGGGCGCGCAAGGAGAAGCTGAACCCGGACGTCATCCTCGACATGGCCTTCTGGGTCTTCTTCATCGGCCTGGTGGCGGCCCGCCTCTTCTATTGCGTCCAGTACTGGGGCACGGAGATCCAGAGCCTGGCGGAGGTCGTCAAGTACTGGAAGGGCGGCATCGTCTATTACGGCGGAATCATCGGCGGCGTGCTCGCCTTCTTCGGCTATTGGAAGTTGCATCCTTTCCCGATGCGACCATATCTGGACGCCCTGTCGCCATCCATCATGGTCGGGACACTCTTCGGCCGGCTCGGCTGCTTCCTCAACGGATGCTGCTTCGGGGACGTCTGCAACCTGCCGTGGGCCGTCTCCTTCCCGAAGCCCTCGCCGCCCTGGTCGTACGAGCGCGCCCTGAAGCTGATCCCCGAGGATGCGGCGTGGTCGCTGCCGCTGCACCCGACGCAGCTCTATTCGGCCTTCGACGGGCTGGTGATCTTCGCGCTGCTGACGGCCTACTACCCGGTCCGTCGCCGAGACGGCGAGGTGCTGGGGCTCCTCATGCTGGCGTACCCGGTGACCCGCTTCCTGATCGAGTACCTGCGGAGCGACGAGGGGGACTTCTTCGCCGGGTTCACGATCTCGCAGAACATCAGCATCCTCCTCTTCCTCGGCGGCCTGGCCTACTGGGCCTGGCTGCGGCGCTACCCGCCCGGGCGTTACGCCGACGAGGCGGCGGGTGAAGGGCTGGAGAAGCCGGCCGTCGCGACGGCCGCGGCCCGCTGA
- the panD gene encoding aspartate 1-decarboxylase produces MRLTVLKSKLHLATVTRSDLYYHGSLTIDPDLLDAVGLLPYEAILVSNVATGLRAQTYVLPGRRGSGSIELNGAMARLGAVGDRVIVMAFAELEPDELEGYQPRVVALDHDNRIVERVEYPPISQACAPGFFSMAEPG; encoded by the coding sequence ATGCGGCTCACGGTCCTGAAGAGCAAGCTCCACCTCGCCACGGTGACGCGGAGCGACCTGTACTACCACGGCAGCCTCACCATAGACCCGGACCTCCTGGACGCCGTGGGCCTGCTCCCTTACGAGGCAATCCTCGTGAGCAACGTGGCCACGGGGCTCCGGGCACAGACCTATGTTTTGCCCGGCCGGCGCGGCTCCGGCTCGATCGAGCTCAACGGCGCGATGGCCCGCCTCGGCGCCGTCGGCGACCGGGTCATCGTCATGGCCTTCGCCGAGCTCGAGCCCGACGAGCTCGAAGGCTATCAGCCGCGCGTGGTGGCCCTCGACCACGACAACCGGATCGTCGAGCGGGTGGAGTACCCGCCGATCTCCCAGGCGTGCGCCCCGGGCTTCTTCTCGATGGCCGAGCCGGGCTGA
- the panC gene encoding pantoate--beta-alanine ligase has product MAEGSSGLEVVTSVEGVREAVARARAAAGGGRVGLVPTMGALHAGHAHLIERCRELADHVVVSIFVNPTQFGPTEDLARYPRTLERDLEVAAGAGASIVFTPTEEVIYPRGKAATFVEVPGLSHVLEGAVRPTHFRGVATVVLALFEIVRPDLAVFGRKDFQQQVLIRRMVDDLHVPVQVVAEATVREADGLALSSRNRYLNEEERAAATVLHRALQSARAAVLAGERDAGRVRQILDEAISLERLARLDYAEVADADSLEPLVTIDPARPAVALVAARFGSTRLIDNLLLAE; this is encoded by the coding sequence ATGGCGGAGGGTTCGAGCGGGCTCGAGGTCGTGACGTCCGTCGAGGGGGTGCGCGAGGCCGTGGCCCGCGCCCGGGCCGCGGCCGGCGGGGGACGCGTCGGGCTCGTGCCCACCATGGGGGCGCTGCACGCGGGCCACGCCCACCTGATCGAGCGTTGCCGGGAGCTGGCCGATCACGTCGTCGTCTCGATCTTCGTGAACCCGACCCAGTTCGGCCCGACCGAGGACCTCGCCAGGTATCCCAGGACGCTCGAAAGGGACCTGGAGGTCGCCGCGGGGGCGGGGGCCTCGATCGTGTTCACGCCCACCGAGGAGGTCATCTACCCGCGCGGCAAGGCGGCGACCTTCGTGGAGGTCCCCGGGCTCTCCCACGTCCTGGAGGGGGCGGTGCGGCCGACTCACTTCCGCGGCGTCGCGACGGTCGTCCTGGCCCTGTTCGAGATCGTCCGACCGGACCTGGCCGTCTTCGGCCGCAAGGACTTCCAGCAGCAGGTCCTGATACGCCGGATGGTCGATGACCTGCACGTGCCCGTGCAGGTCGTCGCGGAGGCCACCGTGCGCGAGGCGGACGGGCTCGCGCTCAGCAGCCGCAACCGCTACCTGAACGAGGAGGAGCGGGCCGCCGCGACCGTGCTGCATAGGGCCTTGCAGTCCGCCCGGGCCGCCGTGCTCGCGGGCGAGCGGGACGCCGGTCGGGTTCGACAGATTCTTGACGAGGCGATATCATTGGAGCGGCTGGCCAGGCTCGATTACGCCGAAGTCGCCGACGCCGATTCGCTCGAACCCCTCGTCACCATCGATCCCGCGCGGCCCGCGGTCGCGCTGGTCGCGGCCCGGTTCGGATCGACCCGGCTGATCGACAACCTTCTCCTCGCGGAATGA
- a CDS encoding (2Fe-2S) ferredoxin domain-containing protein yields the protein MRDAFKIELKRRGVAARTRAYHASRLDQCEHGPVVVIYPQGIWYGRVTPGDVPRIVEETILGGEIVGDLAIDETCLNNPASPHRRGPAGSS from the coding sequence TTGAGGGATGCGTTCAAGATCGAGCTGAAGAGGCGGGGCGTGGCCGCGAGGACGCGGGCCTATCATGCCTCGCGCCTCGACCAGTGCGAGCACGGGCCGGTGGTGGTCATCTATCCTCAAGGCATCTGGTACGGCCGGGTGACGCCCGGGGACGTGCCGCGGATCGTGGAGGAGACGATTCTGGGCGGCGAGATCGTCGGGGACCTTGCCATAGACGAGACGTGCCTCAACAATCCCGCGAGCCCGCATCGCCGGGGGCCGGCGGGGTCGTCGTGA
- a CDS encoding M28 family metallopeptidase yields MPVPSRLLAGTIALPLLLLGAAPADDSPLRPAQESIRPERILEHIKVLSDDAFEGRGPGTAGEEKTVEYLVGQLKAMGLKPGNPDGSYLQNVPLIGFQATRVTGSFRAGDAAIPLEFPRNFVAVPGKPGEQPKLDGSDVVFVGYGVDAPEYGWDDFKGLDAKGKTLIMLVGDPPIPDPKDPSQLDPAMFKGRAMTYYGRWTYKYEIAAAKGAAAVLLVHETGPAGYPFSVVQGSWSRENFDIVDPKAGQTPKVDVKGWIDLPTATELFRASGQDFAAMKAKALSRDFRPIPLDAKATIAIEARSRLVQSHNVIGRLEGSDPTLKDEFVVFTAHWDHLGRDPELKGDQIYNGAADNASGSAAVLEIAHAATKIQPPPKRSLLFLFVTAEEKGLLGSKYYASNPLYPLTKTLADINLDVVNLWGKTSDLISIGMGQSSLDDLLVEVAKGYGRTVGPDADPEKGYYYRSDHFEFAKQGVPALDPKGGETFPGRPDDYGKQKADEYTAKDYHKVSDEIKPDWDLAGAAEDLKVILEVGYRVAQGGSFPEWKPGSEFRARREAMLRQSGR; encoded by the coding sequence ATGCCCGTGCCATCCCGCCTGCTCGCCGGTACGATCGCCCTGCCGCTGCTGCTCCTGGGTGCGGCCCCGGCCGACGATTCGCCGCTCCGACCCGCGCAGGAGTCGATCCGACCCGAGAGGATCCTCGAGCACATCAAGGTCCTCAGCGACGACGCGTTCGAGGGCCGCGGGCCCGGCACCGCGGGCGAGGAGAAGACGGTCGAGTACCTCGTCGGCCAGCTCAAGGCGATGGGCCTGAAGCCGGGCAACCCGGATGGCAGCTATCTCCAGAACGTGCCGCTGATCGGCTTCCAGGCCACGAGGGTGACGGGCTCGTTCCGCGCCGGCGACGCGGCGATCCCCCTGGAGTTCCCGAGGAACTTCGTGGCCGTCCCCGGGAAGCCCGGCGAGCAGCCGAAGCTCGACGGCTCGGATGTCGTCTTCGTCGGCTACGGCGTGGACGCGCCGGAGTACGGCTGGGACGACTTCAAGGGCCTCGACGCGAAGGGCAAGACGCTGATCATGCTCGTCGGGGATCCGCCGATCCCGGACCCGAAGGACCCCTCGCAGCTCGACCCGGCGATGTTCAAGGGCCGGGCGATGACCTATTACGGCCGCTGGACCTACAAATACGAGATCGCCGCAGCCAAGGGGGCCGCGGCGGTGCTCCTCGTCCACGAGACGGGGCCCGCCGGCTATCCCTTCTCCGTCGTCCAGGGGAGCTGGAGCCGGGAGAACTTCGACATCGTGGACCCCAAGGCAGGCCAGACCCCGAAGGTCGATGTGAAGGGCTGGATCGACCTCCCCACGGCCACGGAGCTGTTCAGGGCATCCGGCCAGGACTTCGCGGCGATGAAGGCCAAGGCCCTCTCTCGTGATTTCCGCCCGATCCCCCTGGATGCGAAGGCCACGATCGCCATCGAGGCCCGCTCGCGGCTCGTCCAGTCGCACAACGTGATCGGCCGACTGGAGGGCTCAGACCCGACGCTCAAGGACGAGTTCGTCGTCTTCACGGCCCACTGGGACCACCTCGGCCGCGACCCCGAGCTGAAGGGCGACCAGATCTACAACGGGGCCGCCGACAACGCCTCCGGCTCGGCCGCCGTGCTCGAGATCGCCCACGCGGCGACGAAGATCCAGCCGCCGCCGAAGCGGTCACTCCTCTTCCTCTTCGTGACGGCCGAGGAGAAGGGCCTGCTGGGGTCGAAATACTACGCGAGCAACCCTCTGTACCCGCTCACCAAGACCCTGGCCGACATCAACCTGGACGTGGTCAACCTCTGGGGGAAGACGAGCGACCTGATCAGCATCGGCATGGGTCAGTCCTCGCTCGACGACCTGCTCGTCGAGGTCGCGAAGGGGTACGGCCGGACCGTCGGCCCGGACGCCGACCCGGAGAAGGGCTATTACTACCGCTCCGACCACTTCGAGTTCGCCAAGCAGGGGGTGCCGGCCCTCGACCCCAAGGGGGGCGAGACGTTCCCGGGCAGGCCGGACGACTACGGCAAGCAGAAGGCCGACGAGTACACCGCGAAGGACTACCACAAGGTCAGCGACGAGATCAAACCCGACTGGGACCTCGCCGGGGCGGCCGAGGACCTGAAGGTGATCCTGGAGGTCGGCTACCGCGTGGCCCAGGGAGGCTCGTTCCCCGAGTGGAAGCCCGGCAGCGAATTCCGAGCCCGCCGCGAGGCGATGCTCAGGCAGTCGGGCCGATGA
- a CDS encoding glycosyltransferase, producing MTRTDAARAADLVVLIPIYNDWASFRLLVGRLDEALMRRPHSETCRVIAVDDGSTEPPPSPFELPALRRIEAVEVLRLRLNLGHQRAIAVGLCQVEARCPCRAVVLMDGDGEDSPDDVPRLLDRCEAAGGRKIVFAERVKRSESLLFRAGYLAYRLLHRALTGIPVRVGNFSVIPAPLLSSLVVSSDLWNHYAASVVKARLPHDLLPTPRAKRLVGQSRMDLVALVTHGLSAMSVFGDRVGVRLILVLGLLTALAVVALAATVTIRLSTSLAIPGWATTASGLLVVFLSQLILLMTVFVFVALGGREGSSFLPARDYAYYIAGIDRIFPQHE from the coding sequence ATGACCAGGACCGACGCGGCCAGGGCGGCCGACCTCGTCGTCCTCATCCCGATCTACAACGACTGGGCTTCTTTCCGGCTGCTCGTCGGCCGCCTCGACGAGGCCCTGATGCGACGCCCGCATTCCGAGACCTGCCGCGTCATCGCCGTGGACGACGGCTCGACCGAGCCGCCCCCGTCGCCGTTCGAGCTGCCCGCCCTGCGACGCATCGAGGCCGTGGAGGTCCTCCGGCTCCGCCTGAACCTCGGCCATCAGCGGGCGATCGCCGTCGGCCTGTGCCAGGTCGAGGCACGCTGCCCGTGCCGGGCGGTCGTCCTCATGGACGGCGACGGCGAGGACTCGCCCGACGATGTCCCCCGGCTGCTGGACCGATGCGAGGCCGCCGGCGGCCGGAAGATCGTCTTCGCCGAGCGGGTGAAGCGGTCGGAAAGCCTGCTCTTCCGCGCGGGATACCTCGCCTACCGGCTGCTCCACCGGGCCCTGACCGGCATCCCCGTGCGGGTGGGCAACTTCAGCGTGATCCCGGCGCCGCTCCTGTCGAGCCTCGTCGTCTCGTCGGACCTGTGGAACCATTACGCGGCCTCGGTCGTGAAGGCCCGGCTCCCCCACGACCTGCTGCCGACGCCCCGGGCGAAGCGGCTCGTCGGCCAGTCGCGGATGGACCTGGTGGCGCTGGTGACGCACGGCCTGAGCGCGATGTCGGTCTTCGGCGACCGCGTCGGGGTCCGCCTGATCCTCGTCCTCGGCCTCCTGACGGCCCTGGCCGTCGTCGCTCTGGCGGCCACGGTGACGATCCGGCTGTCCACGTCGCTGGCGATCCCCGGCTGGGCGACCACGGCGTCCGGACTCCTGGTCGTCTTCCTGTCCCAGCTCATCCTTCTCATGACGGTCTTCGTGTTCGTCGCGCTCGGGGGCCGCGAGGGCTCGAGCTTCCTGCCGGCGCGGGATTACGCCTATTACATCGCCGGCATCGACCGCATCTTCCCGCAACATGAGTGA
- a CDS encoding class I SAM-dependent methyltransferase, giving the protein MSEYDYAGEELELFAGAVRWKAYCRERLARFIRGDVLEVGAGIGGTTAAYCDGTQASWLCLEPDARMAADLAAKAAGGAFAIRPEVIAGTLAELPQDRRFDSILYIDVLEHIEDDRGELARAAGHLREGGHLVVLCPAHDFLFTPFDRAIGHFRRYNRRMFRAIAPPGLTLEVLDYMDSAGMLLSLGNRLLLRSSMPSSSQIRIWDRVFVPVSRRLDPVFGRRLGKSVVAVWSRRS; this is encoded by the coding sequence ATGAGTGAATACGACTACGCAGGCGAGGAGCTGGAGCTGTTCGCGGGGGCCGTCCGCTGGAAGGCCTACTGCCGCGAGCGCCTGGCGCGGTTCATCAGGGGCGACGTCCTCGAGGTCGGCGCGGGGATCGGCGGCACGACGGCGGCCTACTGCGACGGGACCCAGGCGAGCTGGCTCTGCCTGGAGCCCGACGCCCGGATGGCCGCCGACCTCGCCGCGAAGGCCGCCGGCGGGGCATTCGCCATCCGGCCCGAGGTGATCGCGGGCACGCTCGCGGAGCTGCCTCAGGATCGCCGGTTCGACTCCATCCTCTACATCGACGTCCTGGAGCACATCGAGGATGACCGCGGAGAGCTCGCCCGCGCGGCCGGCCACCTGCGCGAGGGCGGGCACCTCGTCGTCCTCTGCCCGGCCCACGACTTCCTGTTCACCCCGTTCGACCGCGCGATCGGCCATTTCCGCCGTTACAACCGGAGGATGTTCCGCGCGATCGCTCCCCCCGGGCTGACGCTCGAGGTGCTCGACTACATGGACTCCGCCGGCATGCTCCTGTCCCTGGGGAACCGGTTGCTCCTGCGGAGCAGCATGCCGAGCTCCTCCCAGATCCGAATCTGGGACCGCGTCTTCGTCCCCGTCTCCCGGCGGCTCGACCCGGTCTTCGGGCGTCGCTTGGGCAAGTCTGTCGTCGCCGTCTGGTCCAGGCGGTCGTGA